The following are from one region of the Stanieria sp. NIES-3757 genome:
- a CDS encoding two-component hybrid histidine kinase produces the protein MAEDTIRADVILVVDDTLSNLQKLQSILQSNGFTVIVTQDGISALAQAEYAEPDLILLDILMPGIDGLEVCRKLKNNKKTQDIPIIFMTALTDKDYKVKGFNTGGIDYITKPIEEDELIVRIKTHLTLKKIRQQLQEQNKELKNEILIRQGTESKLKQSQQILEKVNYELESKVLERTTELVQAKQKLETINTELIHSNQELEQFAYIVSHDLQAPLRSVNMFADLLAQEYQNKLTEEAHQYIKYITDGATRMQALIQDLLLYCRAGKNEQTWISIDLKEIVQQVIQDLQETIETNNAIITIKNLPIVQVNPTEIHQLFQNLITNGLKFCSQAQPEIVIDTKLVKQQWLISVQDNGIGIESQYHQEIFQVFQRLHTQEKYPGTGIGLAICQKIVERYGGKIWVESELTKGSTFYFTLPLKNFVPVKSYSHSEITKKSN, from the coding sequence ATGGCTGAAGATACTATTCGTGCTGATGTTATTTTAGTTGTTGATGATACATTAAGTAATTTACAAAAATTACAGTCAATTCTCCAATCTAATGGTTTTACTGTCATAGTTACTCAAGATGGGATTAGTGCTTTAGCTCAAGCAGAATATGCAGAGCCAGACTTAATTTTATTGGATATTTTAATGCCCGGAATTGACGGGTTAGAAGTTTGTCGTAAATTAAAAAATAATAAAAAGACTCAAGATATTCCCATTATTTTTATGACCGCTTTGACTGATAAAGATTATAAAGTTAAAGGGTTTAATACTGGGGGAATTGATTATATAACTAAACCAATAGAGGAAGATGAATTAATTGTTAGAATCAAAACTCATCTCACTTTAAAAAAGATCAGACAACAGTTACAAGAACAAAATAAAGAACTTAAAAACGAAATTTTAATTCGACAAGGTACAGAATCAAAGCTTAAGCAGTCTCAACAAATTCTCGAAAAAGTTAACTACGAATTAGAATCAAAAGTTTTAGAAAGAACTACTGAATTAGTTCAAGCAAAACAAAAATTAGAAACAATTAATACTGAATTGATTCACTCAAATCAAGAATTAGAACAATTTGCTTATATTGTTTCTCATGATTTACAAGCTCCTTTACGTTCAGTGAATATGTTTGCTGATTTACTGGCTCAGGAGTATCAAAATAAATTAACTGAGGAAGCGCATCAATATATTAAATATATTACTGATGGAGCTACCAGAATGCAGGCGTTGATTCAGGATTTATTGCTTTATTGTCGAGCAGGTAAAAATGAGCAAACTTGGATATCTATCGATCTTAAAGAAATTGTGCAACAAGTTATTCAAGATTTACAAGAAACAATTGAAACAAATAATGCAATAATCACAATCAAAAATTTACCTATAGTTCAAGTTAACCCAACAGAGATTCATCAACTATTTCAAAATTTAATTACTAATGGTTTGAAATTTTGTAGTCAAGCTCAACCTGAAATTGTAATTGATACTAAATTAGTAAAACAACAATGGCTAATATCGGTTCAAGATAATGGGATTGGAATCGAATCTCAATATCATCAAGAGATTTTTCAAGTTTTTCAAAGATTACATACTCAAGAAAAGTATCCTGGAACAGGAATTGGTTTAGCTATTTGTCAAAAAATAGTGGAGCGTTACGGAGGGAAAATTTGGGTAGAATCAGAGTTAACAAAAGGTTCTACTTTTTACTTTACTTTACCTTTGAAAAATTTTGTACCTGTCAAATCTTATTCTCACTCAGAAATAACTAAAAAGAGTAATTAA
- a CDS encoding ABC transporter related — protein MYSAADLPTEPIKVNAVPVVQTWNLGKVYRTGFWLNQKIESLKDCSLTVYQGETFGLLGPNGAGKTTLLKTLLGIVRPTSGKAILLGHPIGNLNVKQKVGYLPENAYIYDYLTAWEFLEFIAGLFNLPQPLKRKRITELLDLVGLAKSTALKKKLRQYSKGMLQRVGMAQALINDPEIVFLDEPMSGLDPMGRYRMREIILSLKQQGKTIFFNSHILADVEQICDRIALLALGELICQGSLSELLGDGNAYQVIVKGGNSETLTPWLTNLSWENNCWHGQLIGELDQFLTHLKQFDLQLISLHLARPSLEEFFIQQLRERGIEFSR, from the coding sequence ATGTATTCTGCTGCTGATTTACCAACTGAACCTATTAAAGTAAATGCTGTGCCAGTGGTACAAACTTGGAATCTTGGTAAAGTTTACCGCACTGGTTTTTGGCTTAATCAAAAAATTGAGTCTCTTAAAGATTGTTCTTTAACAGTATATCAAGGAGAAACTTTTGGCTTATTAGGCCCTAATGGAGCTGGAAAAACAACTTTATTAAAAACTCTTTTAGGAATTGTACGTCCTACTTCAGGAAAAGCAATTTTATTAGGTCATCCAATTGGTAATCTCAACGTCAAACAAAAAGTTGGTTATTTACCTGAAAATGCCTATATTTACGATTATCTTACTGCTTGGGAATTTTTAGAATTTATTGCTGGATTGTTTAATCTTCCTCAACCATTAAAACGTAAAAGAATTACTGAATTGTTAGATTTAGTAGGATTAGCTAAGTCTACTGCTTTGAAGAAAAAACTGAGACAATATTCTAAAGGAATGCTGCAAAGAGTAGGAATGGCTCAAGCTTTGATTAACGATCCCGAAATTGTTTTTCTAGATGAACCAATGTCAGGACTCGATCCCATGGGTCGTTATCGAATGAGAGAAATTATTTTGTCTTTAAAACAACAAGGAAAAACTATCTTTTTTAATTCCCATATTTTAGCTGATGTCGAACAGATTTGCGATCGCATTGCTTTACTTGCTTTAGGTGAATTAATTTGCCAAGGTTCTTTGAGTGAATTATTAGGAGATGGCAATGCTTATCAAGTTATTGTTAAAGGAGGAAACTCAGAAACCTTAACTCCTTGGCTAACTAACTTAAGTTGGGAAAATAATTGTTGGCACGGTCAACTAATCGGCGAACTAGATCAATTTTTAACTCATCTCAAACAGTTCGATCTTCAGTTGATCAGTCTACATCTGGCTCGTCCTTCTCTTGAAGAATTTTTTATCCAGCAACTTAGAGAAAGAGGTATTGAGTTTAGCCGTTAA
- a CDS encoding hypothetical protein (Domain of unknown function DUF1815) — protein sequence MFIRLAQQHRRFVRDLVMNLQALAIVLEKKGYLASCYTCGSQMNSASFMVSLGDNHLIRFLVSDYGITWTEMRDDRELMKLEGAEAINQLQDLADLVKYQISPSDSKIHNHQTDLNSLEIVYK from the coding sequence GTGTTTATTAGACTGGCACAACAACACCGTCGATTTGTTCGGGACTTGGTAATGAATTTACAAGCCCTAGCGATTGTGTTAGAAAAAAAAGGTTATTTGGCTTCTTGCTATACCTGCGGAAGTCAGATGAATAGCGCATCATTTATGGTTAGCTTAGGAGATAACCATCTCATTCGCTTTCTGGTTTCTGATTATGGTATTACTTGGACAGAAATGCGCGATGACCGAGAATTAATGAAACTTGAAGGGGCAGAAGCAATTAATCAATTACAAGATTTAGCTGATTTAGTTAAATATCAAATCTCTCCATCAGACTCTAAAATTCACAATCATCAAACCGATCTAAATTCTCTAGAAATTGTTTATAAATAG
- a CDS encoding UspA domain protein produces MFNTILFPIDRSREAREAAETVANLVKTYNSRLVLLSVVENTPESKMDSEAEVAKILQAAQALFAEKGIETEVIEREGMASFTICDVADEIDANLIIMGCRGLGLTNEGATESVTIRVINLSPCPVLIVP; encoded by the coding sequence ATGTTTAACACTATCTTATTTCCCATCGATCGCAGTCGTGAAGCTCGTGAAGCAGCAGAAACAGTAGCTAATCTAGTCAAAACATATAATAGTCGTTTAGTGCTGCTATCAGTAGTTGAAAATACACCAGAAAGCAAGATGGATTCGGAAGCAGAGGTAGCGAAAATACTTCAAGCTGCTCAAGCTTTATTTGCTGAAAAAGGAATTGAAACAGAAGTTATTGAAAGAGAAGGAATGGCATCTTTTACAATTTGTGATGTGGCTGATGAAATTGATGCCAATTTAATTATTATGGGTTGTCGAGGATTAGGCTTAACTAATGAAGGTGCTACTGAAAGCGTAACAATTCGAGTAATTAATCTTTCGCCATGTCCAGTCTTAATAGTGCCTTAA
- a CDS encoding S-layer domain-containing protein — MTNSPSQPPQPSEGSSPSRKKILNSDELVAIIVAFGTIGIILFLSLNAGKDRWGLKNWQQWLTAFQLTNETTESTFNKTQPNQTESATTAPTNQNTTLKPKTSDSEESLRDNNQLLLEQAPQLSPSQRPTVILAPIIINPPKPSTKLGTPKPRPNLQQTPSTAQPPAIKPETTKPSPSTTIPKAEESIPAIIFLDVAQNYWASPFIYQLKKQGLISGSSEDTFEPEQPITRAGIAELISQTFNQPPTFGTKQFKDVTANTEAAVAINQAVGRGFMKGYSNGEFRPQEEISRYQVLVALATGLNLQPSQEPTTILQSFSDANELPNWAVNQVAAAIEAGLLVNPPTYQRQSLYPNQTATRAEVAAMIHQALVKSGKLPAISSEYIVTTP, encoded by the coding sequence ATGACTAATTCTCCTTCTCAACCTCCCCAGCCTTCAGAAGGATCTTCTCCCTCAAGAAAGAAAATTCTCAATTCTGATGAATTAGTTGCTATTATTGTTGCTTTTGGTACGATTGGAATAATTTTATTTTTGTCTTTAAATGCGGGTAAAGATAGATGGGGATTGAAAAATTGGCAGCAATGGTTGACTGCTTTTCAATTAACTAATGAAACAACAGAAAGTACTTTTAACAAAACTCAACCCAATCAAACAGAATCAGCAACAACCGCTCCAACTAACCAAAATACTACTTTAAAACCAAAAACTTCTGATTCAGAAGAATCCCTTAGAGATAATAATCAACTTTTACTAGAACAAGCTCCACAATTATCACCTTCTCAACGACCAACTGTTATTCTTGCACCGATTATTATTAATCCGCCAAAACCCTCAACTAAACTAGGAACTCCTAAACCTCGACCAAATTTACAACAAACTCCTTCAACTGCCCAACCACCTGCTATTAAACCTGAAACAACCAAACCATCTCCTTCGACTACTATTCCTAAAGCGGAAGAATCTATTCCTGCTATTATCTTTCTTGATGTAGCTCAAAATTATTGGGCGAGTCCATTTATTTATCAATTAAAAAAACAAGGGTTAATTTCTGGTTCGTCTGAAGATACTTTTGAACCAGAGCAACCCATTACCAGAGCAGGAATAGCGGAATTAATTAGTCAAACTTTTAATCAACCTCCTACTTTTGGTACCAAACAATTTAAAGACGTTACTGCTAACACAGAAGCTGCTGTTGCAATTAATCAAGCGGTAGGTAGAGGTTTTATGAAAGGTTATTCCAATGGGGAATTTCGTCCTCAAGAAGAAATTTCTCGTTATCAAGTTTTAGTAGCTTTAGCTACTGGGTTAAATCTACAACCAAGCCAAGAGCCAACTACAATACTCCAATCTTTTAGTGATGCCAATGAATTGCCAAATTGGGCAGTTAATCAAGTAGCAGCAGCGATAGAAGCAGGTTTATTAGTCAATCCTCCTACCTATCAACGTCAATCCCTTTATCCCAATCAAACAGCTACTCGTGCTGAAGTAGCAGCCATGATTCATCAAGCATTAGTAAAATCTGGTAAATTGCCAGCGATTTCTTCAGAATATATAGTTACAACTCCGTAA
- a CDS encoding DNA-directed DNA polymerase — MVKIVSRKSLGKQPVYDIGVIQDHNFLLSNGLVAANCFNKSHSTAYAYVTYQTAYLKANYPVEYMTALLTASSGDRDKVEKYRENCQRMGIEVEPPDINRSEEDFTPQKNKILFGLSAVKNLGQGAIENILQARAEAGGKFNSLADFCERVDLRVVNRRALETLIYCGAFDKIDPNRKHLINDLEVVIPWAQSRAKEKEIGQMNLFDLMSNISKTDNNNNGSTFEQAPRTPKVEDFPLQEKLKLEKEHLGFYVSDHPLKAIQKSTQILSPINLNQLSEQKSRQKICAVVMLNAVKTIITQKGTPMAFVQMEDVTGEAEGTVFSDTYEKIESLLKENYHLIVWGKAQARNDKHQLIIEDAELVEKIKIITLEITPQQALDQSVINRLKGILQEHSGETHKFKIPVIVIINHNNQRQFIRLGQKFWVQEEYGAMISLKNAGFSVSNQPLVSS, encoded by the coding sequence ATGGTAAAAATTGTCAGTCGCAAATCTTTAGGCAAACAACCTGTCTATGACATTGGTGTAATTCAAGACCACAACTTTTTGTTAAGCAATGGATTGGTTGCTGCCAACTGTTTCAACAAATCTCACTCCACTGCTTACGCCTACGTTACTTATCAAACAGCTTATCTAAAAGCCAATTATCCCGTAGAATATATGACCGCACTACTAACTGCTAGTAGTGGCGATCGCGACAAAGTAGAAAAATATCGAGAAAATTGTCAAAGAATGGGGATCGAAGTCGAACCCCCCGATATTAATCGTTCTGAAGAAGACTTTACTCCTCAAAAAAACAAAATTTTATTTGGATTATCTGCGGTTAAAAATTTAGGACAAGGAGCAATTGAAAATATTCTTCAGGCTAGAGCCGAAGCAGGAGGAAAATTTAATTCTTTAGCAGATTTTTGCGAAAGAGTTGATCTAAGAGTGGTTAATCGTCGCGCTTTAGAAACTTTAATTTATTGTGGGGCTTTTGACAAAATAGATCCAAATCGTAAACACTTAATTAATGATTTAGAAGTCGTTATTCCTTGGGCGCAAAGTAGAGCTAAAGAAAAAGAAATCGGTCAAATGAATTTATTTGACTTGATGAGTAATATTTCTAAAACTGATAATAATAATAACGGTTCTACTTTTGAACAAGCACCTCGTACACCAAAGGTAGAAGATTTTCCCTTACAAGAAAAACTCAAACTTGAAAAAGAACACTTAGGTTTTTACGTTTCCGATCATCCTCTTAAAGCAATCCAAAAATCAACTCAAATTTTATCTCCAATCAATCTCAATCAATTATCAGAACAAAAATCTCGACAGAAGATTTGTGCAGTAGTAATGCTCAATGCAGTCAAAACAATTATTACTCAAAAAGGTACTCCGATGGCTTTTGTGCAAATGGAGGATGTTACTGGAGAAGCTGAGGGTACGGTTTTTTCTGATACGTACGAGAAAATCGAATCATTACTCAAGGAAAATTACCATCTAATTGTGTGGGGAAAAGCACAGGCACGCAATGATAAGCATCAATTAATTATTGAAGATGCTGAATTAGTAGAAAAAATCAAAATAATTACTTTAGAAATTACTCCTCAGCAAGCACTAGATCAATCTGTTATTAATCGATTAAAAGGAATTCTTCAGGAGCATTCAGGAGAAACTCATAAATTCAAAATTCCAGTTATAGTAATAATTAATCATAACAATCAACGTCAGTTTATTCGCCTCGGACAAAAATTTTGGGTTCAAGAAGAATATGGAGCTATGATTTCTTTAAAAAATGCGGGTTTTTCTGTTTCCAATCAACCTTTAGTTTCTAGTTAA
- a CDS encoding diguanylate cyclase/phosphodiesterase with PAS/PAC sensor — MMQTSIKSMSKPKPQLTLIKFDQANLLEGRHILIVETSESKRAVVLNASVFVIGRHPQSSLVLTDNMVSRCHATIAWLQYEKSPQQIHRSYWIIDGKGKQRRSRNGILVNGNKTSLHRLTSGDLVEIGQTIKITYNYIPYNTETHEFLEYCEVEKPQQKTKNKNLSYKDTIILNSDEI; from the coding sequence ATGATGCAGACATCTATTAAATCAATGTCAAAGCCAAAACCTCAGCTTACTCTTATAAAATTCGATCAAGCAAATTTACTGGAAGGTAGACACATTTTAATTGTGGAGACTTCAGAATCAAAACGAGCAGTAGTTCTCAATGCAAGTGTTTTTGTAATTGGACGACATCCTCAAAGTTCTTTGGTATTAACAGACAATATGGTATCTCGATGTCATGCTACTATTGCTTGGCTTCAATACGAAAAATCACCTCAGCAAATTCATCGTTCATATTGGATTATTGATGGGAAAGGTAAACAGAGAAGAAGTCGCAATGGTATCTTAGTTAATGGCAATAAAACTTCGCTACATCGTCTCACATCTGGAGATTTAGTTGAGATTGGACAAACTATTAAAATTACATACAACTATATTCCTTACAATACCGAAACTCACGAATTTTTAGAATACTGCGAAGTTGAAAAACCTCAGCAAAAAACCAAAAACAAGAATCTTAGCTATAAAGATACTATTATTTTAAATTCAGACGAAATTTAA